Within Sorghum bicolor cultivar BTx623 chromosome 2, Sorghum_bicolor_NCBIv3, whole genome shotgun sequence, the genomic segment GGGAGTCTTGTAAAACAAGCACTATAAATAAAGAGGAGAAGGGTCGTAAAACGCTGCGGGATTGCAGCAACAACTTGTTGTCTATTGCATTCACTTGATTTCAGTTTACATCTACTCGCCGGGTTCGTGGTCACCACGACGCCGGACATAGTCGACGTTCCTGCGTTCCGGCGTGATCTCGACGTTCCTGTTCCAACATCCATTCTTATCGCTCTGATGCTCTACTCCAACATCTTTTGTCTCCTTCATGAATCATAAGCGCAGCAAGATCGATATTTCTGAGACGCTGACACGGCCATTAGCCTTAAGCACCGTGGTTGTTTATGCTTGGCGACTAGTCGAATCGATTGCCGTGCTTGTTTAATTTACGTCGTCGACCCTGTCTTGCAGGAAGCTGATCGGCGCGCGGTTCTTCAACAAGGGGTACCTGGCGACGgtggggcagcagcagcagcagcaggcgagcCCGGCGAGCACGCGGGACACGGACGGGCACGGCACGCACACGCTGTCCACGGCGGCGGGGCGGTTCGTCCGGGGCGCCAACCTCTTCGGGTACGGCAACGGCACGGCCAAGGGCGGGGCCCCGCGGGCGCACGCCGCGGCGTACAAGGTGTGCTGGCGCCCCGTGAACGGCAGCGAGTGCTTCGACGCCGACATCATCGCGGCGTTCGACGCGGCCATCCACGACGGGGTGCACGTGCTCTCCGTCTCACTGGGCGGATCCCCCGCGAACTACTTCCGCGACGGCGTCGCCATCGGGTCGTTCCACGCGGCCAGGCACGGCGTCACCGTGGTGTGCTCGGCGGGGAACTCGGGCCCCGCCGCCGGCACTGTCTCCAACACCGCGCCGTGGCTGCTCACCGTCGGCGCTAGCACCATGGACAGGGAGTTCCCCGCGTACCTGGTCCTTGACAACAACAAGCGGATCAAAGTCAGTAAGAGCCACTACTTATTAGTAGATCAATTCATCTTTCAGACTTGTATTGATCCAAGACTTATATCTGACAAAAAtgaaaacttttattttggcaggGACAGAGTCTCTCGCCGACGCGCCTTGCTGGCAACAAGTACTACCAGCTGATCAGCTCGGAAGAAGCGAAGGGAGCCAATGCAACAGTAACGCAAGCGTAAGCATGCTTGAGCCTCCAGATTGAAGCTTGCAAACCCGAAACCATTTTCTGATCGCTGAATTGAGATCATCTGAAAATGCACCTACTTTTTTCTGCAGGAAATTGTGCATCAAGGGATCACTGGACAAGGCGAAGGTCAAAGGGAAGATCGTCGTGTGCACCCGTGGGAACAACGCGCGAGTGGAGAAAGGCGAGGCCGTTCATCGGGCTGGCGGAGCTGGCATGGTGCTAGCGAACGATGAGGCTAGTGGGAACGAGATGATTGCCGACGCACACGTTCTCCCTGCCACGCACATCAGCTACACTGATGGACTCGAGCTTTTGGCCTACCTGAACTCTAGAAGGTTTGTTTATTTAAAATTCATTTGCACCCTAACTCAATTGGCCTATTAGCTCAGTTGGTTAGAGCGTCGTGCTAATAACGCGAAGGTCGCAGGTTCGAGAACTGCATGGGCcaaatatttatttttgtttttcttttggttAACACCTGAAtcccttttttatttctttaatGGCCCATTTACCCATTTTAGCCCAATGTCTGAGCCCTTTTTTCGAATGGTCCACTTGCCAGTTTCGGCCTAATGTGTGAGCTCCCCCGTCCTGTCGTGCAGATCGGCATCCGGCTACATCACCGTGCCGTACACCGCGCTGGACACGAAGCCGGCGCCGTTCATGGCCGCCTTCTCGTCGCAGGGGCCCAACACCGTGACGCCTCAGATCCTCAAGGTACAAACATTATTTTCCGAGTGATCAATTCCCATGCGCTGCATCTGCAGCTTCCCTCCGATCCTTTAACTGTACCTGCTCGTTTTGATTGCCGGCAGCCTGACATCACCGCGCCGGGGGTCAGCATCCTGGCGGCGTTCACCGGGCAGGCGGGGCCGACCGGGCTCGCCTTCGACGACCGCCGCGTCCTCTTCAACGCCGAGTCCGGCACCTCCATGTCATGCCCGCACGTCGCCGGCATCGCCGGACTCCTCAAGGCCCTCCACCCTGACTGGAGCCCTGCCGCCATCAAGTCGGCGATCATGACAACCGGTACGTTACGTACGGTGCCAGTGCCAGCGCAAGCACCCAGCACACATTGCCATGCGCAAACTCAAAACTCCCTCCTAAATTGTTGCTCCATGCATGCCTTGCCTTGCCAGCCAGGGTGCAGGACAACATGAGGAAGCCGATGAGCAACTCGTCCTTCCTCCGCGCGACGCCGTTCGGCTACGGCGCGGGCCACGTGCAACCCAACCGCGCCGCCGACCCGGGCCTCGTCTACGACGCCAACGCCACGGACTACCTCGGCTTCCTCTGCGCGCTAGGCTACAACTCCTCGGTGATCGCCACGTTCATGGGCGGCgcaggcggcgacggcgacggcgacggccacGCGGCGCACGCCTGCCCGGCCCGCCGGGTCCCGAGGCCGGAGGACCTCAACTACCCGTCGGTCGCGGTGCCGCACCTGTCCCCCACCGGCGCCGCGCACACCGTCACGAGGAGGGTGAGGAACGTCggccccggcgccggcgccgccacgTACGACGCGAGGGTCCACGCGCCGCGTGGCGTGGCGGTGGACGTGCGGCCGAGGCGGCTCGAGTTCGCCGCGGCCGGGGAGGAGAAGCAGTTCACGGTCACGTTCAGGGCCAGGGAAGGGTTGTACCTGCCGGGGGAGTACGTGTTCGGGCGGCTGGTGTGGTCGGACGGACCCGGCGGCAGGCACCGCGTGAGGAGCCCCCTGGTGGTGAGGGTCGTGGACACCAAGAAGAAATCGCTTTCCGTAGCTTGACGAACGGTGTTAGGATAATCTCATGCAATGCATGGTGATGACTGATGAGCAATGAAACCTGGCCAAAGAAGGTTTGGCTTCATGAACAATATAAGGATATACTGACAACGGGAACTGATCTGCAGGTCTAAAAAGTTCAGAGATTTCGGTTCATTTTCTAACATTTGCATTTGTGTTCTATAATGACCCATGAAATTTCAAGAGTTTTTGTTTGCCCATTCAAGAGGGGCCATGCTTTGTGATttcaaaacagtttcttaggtGTTTTTTGCTAACGTGGTAATGGAGTCCACCTGTCATTTGGTCTATTCTTCCTCTTATATAAAAACATAACGTTTTCATATAAAATCATACAAATACTAACTTtgtatcaaagttgtagagcttgcTATGATCTACATCTTTGTACTTGAcaattttattgtttatatattttaGAGGCTTAAATATTTGTTTTAAGCtgccaaattttaaaatttaatttttttttaatttacatAGTAGTCTCGGATGTTGACATAATCTATACCAAAGTTTTAGCTCCCAGATCTATAAATTTATAGTTGGCAAATGTTTTATGTGGGAGTGGGATCGCTTAGAGGtctaaatattcattttaagttTTTTTATTGTTTTTCAAATGATTGTAGTATACACTGAAGTTGTAGCTCTCAAAATGTTCTAGAACTTTAGTTAATAGAATTTTTTTATCTAGGCTCTCAACATATACATTACAGTGGGGTAAATTATTT encodes:
- the LOC8055839 gene encoding subtilisin-like protease SBT5.3, whose amino-acid sequence is MMRASDRRALLSTIALLITCALQQHPAASAAKKATAGCSLSLSQSYVVYLGGHSHGRAGAALASCRERARRSHYALLGSVLRSDARARDAIFYSYTRYINGFAATLDEDEAAEVSRHPRVVSVFPNRGHPLHTTRSWEFLGMEEEGGRVRPGSIWAKAKFGEGVVIGNLDTGVWPEAGSFRDDGMGPAPTRWRGICQDQQASDDAQVRCNRKLIGARFFNKGYLATVGQQQQQQASPASTRDTDGHGTHTLSTAAGRFVRGANLFGYGNGTAKGGAPRAHAAAYKVCWRPVNGSECFDADIIAAFDAAIHDGVHVLSVSLGGSPANYFRDGVAIGSFHAARHGVTVVCSAGNSGPAAGTVSNTAPWLLTVGASTMDREFPAYLVLDNNKRIKGQSLSPTRLAGNKYYQLISSEEAKGANATVTQAKLCIKGSLDKAKVKGKIVVCTRGNNARVEKGEAVHRAGGAGMVLANDEASGNEMIADAHVLPATHISYTDGLELLAYLNSRRSASGYITVPYTALDTKPAPFMAAFSSQGPNTVTPQILKPDITAPGVSILAAFTGQAGPTGLAFDDRRVLFNAESGTSMSCPHVAGIAGLLKALHPDWSPAAIKSAIMTTARVQDNMRKPMSNSSFLRATPFGYGAGHVQPNRAADPGLVYDANATDYLGFLCALGYNSSVIATFMGGAGGDGDGDGHAAHACPARRVPRPEDLNYPSVAVPHLSPTGAAHTVTRRVRNVGPGAGAATYDARVHAPRGVAVDVRPRRLEFAAAGEEKQFTVTFRAREGLYLPGEYVFGRLVWSDGPGGRHRVRSPLVVRVVDTKKKSLSVA